From Campylobacter concisus, one genomic window encodes:
- a CDS encoding helix-turn-helix domain-containing protein, whose translation MTAADVKEFCKEQNLTYKQLAEKIGMTEGSLKVAITTDKFSSQTIQSINLLKENQKLQTELADFKVLSEIIKKISNN comes from the coding sequence ATGACAGCAGCCGACGTAAAGGAATTTTGCAAAGAGCAAAATTTAACATATAAACAGCTGGCGGAAAAAATCGGTATGACCGAGGGCAGCTTGAAAGTGGCAATAACCACTGATAAATTTAGCAGCCAAACAATACAATCGATCAATCTACTAAAAGAAAATCAAAAACTACAAACTGAGCTTGCAGATTTTAAAGTATTAAGCGAAATTATCAAAAAAATTTCAAATAATTAG